The window AAGGTCTCCTTGTTGAGCTGAATCTATCAGCATGTTATGAATATGTGGAGAAGTTCTGCGACTGCATTTCCGATCATCTTGCTCTGATGAACAATCAAAGGTACAAAACCCAACTCAGTGGATTTGGATTTCAAATGTTAATTCATTCTCATAATTACTATGTTGGTTGGTTCATCAGAGAATGCCTAGATGAATGTAGAGAAGCAGTCTCCTCATGTATCTTTGCAGCAGCAAGATTTGCAGATTTGCCTGAATTGCGTGATCTTAGAAGTCTATTCACTGAAAAATATGCTTCTTCATTGGATGCTCATGTCAACAAAGAGGTGATAATCAAATCTCATTAATACTGTTTTTACTTTTGAGAAATATGTATGAACTTTTGAGAAAAATGCATGTAGTTTATGGAGAAGATGAAAGCAATTAAACCCACAAAGGATATGAAGCTTCAATTACTGGAAGATATAGCAATGGAATATGGTTTAAAGTGGGATTGCAAATCATTGGAGCAGAAACTATATTTTGAAAAGGTAATTAACCATTGTAAATGGCCTTGTTTTTAGAACTCAAATAACTCTAACTTTTAGCTACatatgattgatttattatcaggTTCAAAAGGATGGTATTATGAAGGATGcaacaaatttgaaaaataataatggttCATCATGGGATAATGTAAGAGAAGCAATGAATATGAAAACAGACACTATTGGAAAGACATTTGTTAAAGAAACAGAGACAGGACATGTTCATCCTAATCTACCAGATTATGATGCTTTTGTGAAAAGGTTTGCAGCTCTTAGAAAAGGGAAATAGCTACAcaaaaaaatgttgtttttttctccttttcatCTTCCAAGTTCTAACACAAGTGGGTGTTTTATAATTCCTGTTTGGTAAGGGTCTTGTACATATAAGTGGAGATTATTTGcctttaaaaaacaaattgtaCTGAATATCATATGAATTTGTAActaaatttgtttctatttttttttatgtgaaatGTTTATAAGAAAATTGAACAAGTTAATTATTGCATTGATATGagattctaatttatttatgttaccTTATAATGTCCATGGTGTGAAGAAAGAAACTCATAAATTGCGAACATTTAATAATGTTGtgtaataattaacaaaaaaaaaaaaattaaacataaaatatttaattattattcattttatcaacataatttaaatgaaataataatgagTATTCAAATATTTGAATCTCTCcacatttaaatattcataaatgacaatcacaattaaatatttaatttgtatcaAATGAGATTCAAACTATTATCTTATTTGTGATTTTTGAATTGCATCAATAactttatgtataaatatattaattatctaataaataaTAGGTGGCATGATCTTAGGGCTGCCTTGGGTCAGCAAAGGATCTGTTATCCCCTCTGTTCAGCATGGTCGTAAATACATTACCAACCATTTTgatatgtataaaaaaacattgtgatattttattttatggagCATTTTTACCTCGGTCATTTTTTATGTATCTCAATGATTGTAGGTGCGATAATTTACTTCATGAGCGAGGTCCCCAGTTCAAGTCCAGGATGTCCCAAGTAAAAGAATAGAAGAAACATCTTACTTGCTCATTTGGCTCAAGAGATATAACTTTGGCGTGAtgattttagtatttatttctCAAGATTTGGTCTCTTCTTATAGAGAGGAGCAAAAcgatcatatttattatatatatattgaccgTTTTGCCCTCTCCATGTGAAGGACTCGTAACAAGGATCATTTCTATCCTGAGATCTTCTTccgataaaataaaataaaaaaatacccTACCAAGATTTTTGAACTTTAAACCATAAACATTAGAATATATTACTTGTTAGTtacaatacaaaattattataggttcaatatcataaaatataaaaaaaattaataataataattttcttccAATTAGGGCACCCCAAACTATATGGTGTGGGGACTGCTGTTTAagtaatattcaaaataatagcAAATCACTCCTAACAATCATATATGAAAGATAACATATGTTTAATAAGAAGTGTCTTTGGCAATAAGAGAAACTGCAACAATAACTCCATTTTTGTTTAGTAGAGTTCCCATGTGAGAATAAAATCACAAGTAAAAACAACATAGGAGACTTGACTTGTTTGTTATGCTTGCTCATTTAGGAAGATCCTTTGGAAAAAACAGTTATAACCGCGACATCGTTACATTCCTGTGGGTGGCTCGTTAGCTTGTTCCCCTTCTCGATCATAGCTTTTCCCACGCGTTATCCTGTTtatgttattttcttaaatGTACCATTCTTCTCTTTATGAAACTATTACTAGGCTTTAGAAATTTTCATGTTACAAAAATAACTGAAATAGAGATGGAACACATATATAGATAGTAGCCACAAGCTATTTTATACAAAGTTCTTCATTCAAGTACAAGAGTATAACAAGaacaaaaga is drawn from Impatiens glandulifera chromosome 3, dImpGla2.1, whole genome shotgun sequence and contains these coding sequences:
- the LOC124932710 gene encoding IST1-like protein; protein product: MFDSLLKSKFYAKCKSSTKQMKTRINIIIRKRNTMLKYLRNDIADLLRDGLDINAYNRTEGLLVELNLSACYEYVEKFCDCISDHLALMNNQRECLDECREAVSSCIFAAARFADLPELRDLRSLFTEKYASSLDAHVNKEFMEKMKAIKPTKDMKLQLLEDIAMEYGLKWDCKSLEQKLYFEKVQKDGIMKDATNLKNNNGSSWDNVREAMNMKTDTIGKTFVKETETGHVHPNLPDYDAFVKRFAALRKGK